Proteins from a single region of Belliella baltica DSM 15883:
- a CDS encoding RagB/SusD family nutrient uptake outer membrane protein, with the protein MKKTEKMKKKFIKKTAILLVTIFAIGGCTDLDLEPFGEFTSVQVYQDFDNYIQVLAKMYAGLATSGQSGPDGRGDIGGQDEGASTYLRAFWKLQELPTDEAIISWNDEGLPTLNTLTFSSDNGFIAAMYYRIFYQITLANEFIRELSDENLDSRGISEANQQTARLYREEARFLRALSYYHALDLFGNVPFVTEQDAVGSFFPEQINRQDLFSYIESELLDVIPNLVPAGQNEYARADQAAARMLLAKMYLNAEVYTGQQRYSEVIAQLNEVLNAGYSLEPDYNHLFFADNDKSPEIIFPISFDQASTMSWGGTTFLVNVAIGGTMRNFYSFGVPGGWQGMRTRPEIVRLYPGTDGTPDARGWFHTDEQQIDIVSISTFQDGYGVLKFRNITRDTEDRPDGPVSDQVSVDFPLFRLADAYLMYAEAVLRGGSGGTESQALDYINALRERAYGNSEGNISSGDLNLDFILDERARELKWEATRRTDLIRYGRFTGGAYIWQWKGGVFEGTSVPEFRDLYPLPQADLIANPTLQQNPGY; encoded by the coding sequence ATGAAAAAGACAGAAAAAATGAAAAAGAAATTTATCAAAAAGACAGCAATACTTCTGGTGACCATATTCGCCATCGGAGGATGTACAGATCTTGACCTTGAACCTTTCGGGGAGTTTACCTCAGTTCAGGTATATCAGGATTTTGATAACTACATACAGGTATTGGCCAAGATGTATGCAGGGCTTGCAACCAGTGGACAATCTGGCCCTGATGGACGTGGGGATATAGGTGGACAGGATGAAGGAGCATCTACTTATTTAAGGGCTTTTTGGAAGTTGCAGGAATTGCCTACCGATGAAGCCATAATATCCTGGAACGATGAAGGGCTTCCTACTTTGAATACCCTTACCTTCTCTTCAGACAATGGCTTTATTGCAGCCATGTACTACAGGATTTTCTATCAGATTACCTTGGCCAATGAGTTTATCAGGGAGCTAAGTGATGAGAACCTTGATAGCAGAGGTATTTCTGAGGCCAACCAGCAGACAGCAAGACTGTACAGAGAGGAAGCCAGGTTTTTAAGGGCATTGAGCTATTATCATGCCTTGGATTTATTTGGCAATGTGCCATTCGTCACGGAGCAGGATGCCGTTGGATCCTTCTTTCCTGAGCAGATCAATAGGCAAGACCTGTTTTCTTACATTGAATCTGAATTGTTGGATGTCATACCCAACCTAGTGCCGGCCGGACAGAATGAGTATGCAAGAGCAGATCAGGCTGCGGCAAGAATGCTTTTGGCAAAAATGTACCTCAATGCAGAAGTATATACAGGCCAGCAAAGGTATTCTGAGGTAATTGCCCAGCTAAATGAAGTGTTGAATGCCGGATACTCACTAGAGCCGGATTACAACCACCTTTTCTTTGCAGATAATGATAAGTCTCCTGAGATCATTTTCCCTATATCATTTGATCAGGCAAGTACCATGTCTTGGGGTGGAACAACTTTCCTTGTCAATGTAGCCATAGGAGGGACCATGCGAAACTTTTACAGCTTTGGTGTTCCAGGGGGGTGGCAGGGAATGCGGACAAGACCGGAAATCGTAAGGCTTTATCCAGGAACTGATGGTACCCCAGATGCCAGAGGTTGGTTCCATACTGATGAACAACAGATTGATATTGTTTCCATCAGCACATTTCAGGATGGGTACGGAGTCCTTAAATTCAGAAATATAACCAGAGACACAGAAGACAGGCCAGACGGTCCGGTAAGTGACCAAGTCAGTGTGGACTTTCCATTATTCCGATTGGCAGATGCTTATCTCATGTATGCCGAAGCGGTTCTCCGTGGAGGCTCAGGAGGCACCGAATCACAGGCACTCGATTATATCAATGCTTTAAGAGAAAGAGCTTACGGGAATTCAGAGGGAAATATCTCTTCAGGTGACCTTAACCTTGATTTTATCTTAGATGAAAGGGCCAGAGAACTGAAATGGGAAGCTACTAGAAGAACGGATTTGATCCGTTATGGCAGGTTTACAGGTGGAGCCTATATATGGCAGTGGAAAGGTGGAGTCTTTGAAGGTACATCTGTTCCTGAATTCAGAGACCTTTACCCACTACCACAGGCAGACCTGATAGCAAATCCAACATTACAACAGAATCCAGGATATTAA
- a CDS encoding SusE domain-containing protein, with amino-acid sequence MKNLNILFLLLLGAVAVWSCTEEERTVISDNPGIPVLNSPASGQSIVLSEETGSQDLVFSFDPADFGYSAAVSYTVQLAESGTSFQNPLDVGTSNGSDISISEASLNQRLIGRGYDPDESIQMDVRVRASVGDAVEPVFSSVSNISVTPYSEALVFAKMFVPGDYQGWSPENENTVIYSVNNDNIFEGYVHILGGSGAFKVTEEPNWDINYGGANGTLERDGPDFVISEPFGTFRLKVDLNSLTYEIGTRRRWGIIGDATPLGWDGDTPMDFDSDENVLTITIDLVEGNFKFRAGDLAFNYGDTGLDGILDPDGADIPISEDGNYTITMDWKIPGEISYEVVKND; translated from the coding sequence ATGAAAAATCTTAATATATTATTCTTACTTCTATTGGGAGCTGTAGCAGTATGGAGCTGTACAGAAGAAGAAAGGACAGTTATCTCAGATAATCCAGGTATCCCGGTTTTGAATAGTCCGGCATCAGGGCAATCAATTGTATTGTCGGAAGAAACAGGTTCCCAGGATCTGGTATTTAGTTTTGATCCAGCAGATTTCGGGTATTCCGCAGCAGTGAGCTATACCGTTCAGTTAGCTGAATCAGGCACTTCGTTCCAAAATCCTCTGGACGTGGGCACCTCCAATGGTTCGGATATAAGTATTTCTGAAGCCTCCCTGAACCAAAGGTTGATAGGAAGAGGATATGACCCTGATGAAAGTATTCAGATGGATGTCAGGGTTCGTGCCAGCGTCGGAGATGCTGTAGAACCTGTATTTTCTTCAGTATCCAATATTTCAGTTACACCATATTCCGAAGCATTGGTGTTTGCCAAAATGTTTGTGCCAGGTGATTATCAAGGTTGGTCTCCCGAGAATGAAAATACCGTGATCTATTCAGTAAATAATGACAATATCTTTGAAGGTTATGTGCATATCCTGGGAGGTTCGGGAGCTTTCAAAGTGACTGAAGAGCCCAACTGGGATATAAATTATGGTGGGGCAAACGGTACTCTGGAAAGAGACGGTCCTGACTTTGTGATTTCAGAACCTTTCGGAACATTTAGGTTAAAGGTTGACCTGAACAGCCTTACCTATGAAATCGGAACAAGAAGAAGGTGGGGAATAATAGGTGACGCTACTCCATTGGGATGGGACGGAGATACTCCTATGGATTTTGATTCTGATGAAAACGTGCTGACTATTACCATTGATCTGGTTGAAGGTAATTTTAAATTCAGAGCCGGAGATTTGGCCTTCAATTATGGAGATACCGGTCTGGATGGTATACTGGACCCGGATGGTGCTGACATTCCCATATCCGAAGATGGAAATTATACCATTACTATGGATTGGAAGATACCAGGAGAGATCAGCTATGAAGTAGTGAAAAATGACTGA
- the tnpC gene encoding IS66 family transposase, with protein sequence MGKNSVDYWYSWDYVLIFRKHFYSILDHRDTLIQELIKMNLQLMEQVKSLKSRVSDLENELARYRNPKNSRNSSVPPSKDENRPKKNQSLRQDTGRKTGGQPGHKGHTLEMTSSPDIIENHIPLFCTCCGGDLSAVPAELSSKRQVLDLPVIKVVCTEHRIFSKNCSCGEKISGSFPDNINAPIQYGSGVETIVGYLHARQYVPYRRMKELLRDCFGINLSEGSIDNIIGRFARKSAPIYAKIKTAVSKSPVIGADETGAKVDGNKQWVWTYQTEELTLLAISESRGLKAMNTHFPDGFGKAVLCHDAWRAYFNYSENLHQLCCAHLLRELNYIVERYKSKWADSLRALFREAISLKRKLKKLPDPENSRSIASIEEKMDNLLAQPVESKHKEAVSLQKRLLKYRKSLFTFLYHQKVPPDNNASERAIRNIKVKQKISGQFKSNNGAENFCVIRSVVDTLIKRSGNILENLNHIANLQPE encoded by the coding sequence GTGGGGAAAAACAGCGTGGATTATTGGTATTCATGGGATTATGTGCTGATATTCAGGAAACATTTCTATAGTATATTGGACCACAGGGATACGCTTATTCAGGAACTGATCAAGATGAACCTCCAGCTTATGGAGCAGGTCAAGTCTTTAAAATCTAGGGTATCCGATTTGGAAAATGAGCTTGCCCGTTACCGTAATCCCAAAAACAGCCGCAACAGCTCGGTTCCCCCTTCAAAAGACGAGAACCGCCCCAAAAAAAATCAGAGTCTCCGTCAGGATACAGGGCGCAAAACCGGCGGTCAGCCTGGACACAAAGGCCATACCCTTGAAATGACATCCTCCCCGGACATAATAGAAAACCACATCCCTTTATTCTGTACCTGCTGTGGTGGTGATCTGTCGGCGGTTCCAGCAGAACTGTCCTCCAAAAGACAGGTCCTGGATCTTCCTGTGATTAAAGTGGTATGTACCGAGCATAGAATCTTTTCCAAAAACTGTTCCTGTGGAGAAAAGATCAGTGGGTCATTCCCTGACAATATCAATGCCCCCATACAGTACGGGAGCGGTGTTGAAACCATTGTCGGTTATCTGCATGCCAGACAGTATGTTCCCTATAGAAGGATGAAAGAACTTCTCAGGGACTGCTTCGGTATTAATCTCAGCGAGGGGAGTATCGATAACATTATCGGTAGGTTTGCCCGCAAGTCTGCACCAATATATGCAAAGATAAAGACGGCAGTCTCTAAAAGTCCTGTGATAGGAGCTGACGAGACTGGGGCTAAAGTGGATGGAAACAAACAGTGGGTCTGGACTTATCAGACCGAGGAACTCACCCTGTTAGCTATATCTGAATCACGTGGACTTAAGGCGATGAATACACATTTTCCCGATGGGTTCGGAAAGGCAGTATTGTGCCACGATGCATGGAGGGCATACTTCAACTATTCGGAAAACCTGCACCAGCTCTGTTGTGCACATCTGCTTAGGGAGCTCAACTACATTGTTGAACGCTATAAATCTAAATGGGCTGACAGCCTTAGGGCCCTGTTCAGGGAAGCTATCTCACTGAAGAGAAAACTCAAAAAACTACCAGATCCAGAGAATAGCAGGAGTATTGCTTCCATTGAAGAGAAGATGGATAACCTACTCGCCCAACCTGTAGAGTCAAAACATAAAGAAGCAGTATCCCTACAAAAAAGACTCCTGAAATACAGAAAGTCACTTTTTACTTTTCTCTATCACCAAAAAGTACCACCGGATAACAATGCCTCTGAAAGAGCCATACGCAACATCAAGGTGAAACAAAAAATATCAGGACAGTTCAAATCCAACAATGGAGCTGAAAACTTCTGTGTTATAAGATCCGTCGTGGATACCCTGATCAAACGTTCGGGAAATATCTTAGAAAATCTAAATCATATAGCTAATTTACAACCTGAGTAG
- a CDS encoding LytR/AlgR family response regulator transcription factor, translating into MSKFYTENENYGHHKSSNKMDDTFFIRDRGWLRKIKIHDIQYIKTEGTYTHIITESKSFTLRSPIKDIAPNLPETDFKRVHKSYIVNVNRIDAVSAKELKINEEIIPIGRNYHADLQKMIQKLNDSE; encoded by the coding sequence TTGAGTAAATTTTATACTGAAAACGAAAACTACGGACACCATAAATCTTCTAATAAAATGGATGACACTTTTTTTATCCGAGACAGAGGATGGCTGAGAAAAATAAAAATACATGATATCCAATATATAAAAACAGAGGGTACTTATACCCATATAATTACCGAATCAAAAAGTTTTACCCTCAGAAGTCCAATTAAGGACATTGCACCAAATCTACCTGAAACTGATTTTAAGCGAGTCCACAAATCATATATTGTAAATGTCAATCGGATTGATGCTGTTTCTGCCAAAGAATTGAAAATCAATGAGGAAATTATACCGATAGGAAGAAATTATCATGCTGATCTCCAGAAAATGATCCAAAAACTCAATGATTCTGAATGA
- the istA gene encoding IS21 family transposase encodes MANRTLTMNKIKQILRGHFEGHGSKQLSKLMGVSRNTVKSYLKRFRQTGLSFEEVNQLSDEGLAELILGPPSPVQQSDRLETLLPLLPGIVKKLRTKGMTRQRLWEEYREKHPDGFQSSQFRKHIREYVGRQGLTMHFDHPAGEKVFIDYAGKKLHVTDPETGEHFPVEVFVATLGCTQYTYVEATYTQQKPDFIGSCTRMLEFFGGVPRVIVPDNLRSAVSKGSKYSPVLNETFETFAEHYNTTIIPARPRQPREKSLVEGAVRLVYQRIYMELQGKVFLSLESLNEALFTLLANYNDYALRGEESRREQFETLERSSLLALPELPYQLMSVRVCTVMKNTHICLGEDKHYYSVPHQYMGKKVKVLFNDDQVEIFYKYHPIAKHKRDKRKHKYTTLRDHLAGNQKYVSDWSYEFFVSEGNKISKEVGKFLSSLMESIPHPEQGYRSCSGILHLARKVGSQRITGACKRASEYGVYTYPMIEQILSKNLDAISFSDEQLDESSQMPKHHNIRGNRYFS; translated from the coding sequence ATGGCCAATCGCACTCTTACCATGAACAAGATCAAACAAATTTTACGAGGCCATTTTGAAGGCCATGGCTCCAAGCAGCTCAGTAAATTAATGGGAGTCTCCCGCAACACTGTCAAGTCCTATCTCAAAAGATTTAGACAAACAGGTCTATCCTTTGAAGAGGTTAATCAGCTTTCCGATGAAGGTTTAGCTGAATTAATATTAGGACCTCCATCTCCTGTTCAGCAAAGTGACAGGTTGGAAACACTACTTCCTTTATTACCTGGGATTGTAAAGAAGCTGCGTACAAAAGGTATGACACGTCAACGTCTCTGGGAAGAATATCGAGAGAAGCACCCCGACGGTTTTCAGTCAAGTCAGTTTCGAAAGCATATTCGGGAATACGTGGGTCGGCAGGGACTAACTATGCATTTTGACCATCCAGCAGGAGAGAAAGTTTTCATCGATTATGCAGGGAAAAAGCTCCATGTTACTGACCCTGAAACTGGTGAACATTTTCCAGTAGAGGTATTTGTGGCTACTCTAGGTTGTACTCAATACACTTATGTAGAAGCTACTTACACTCAGCAGAAACCAGACTTCATTGGAAGCTGCACAAGGATGCTGGAGTTCTTCGGCGGGGTTCCAAGGGTAATCGTGCCTGACAACCTCCGGTCTGCAGTTTCCAAAGGCAGTAAATACTCCCCAGTCCTCAACGAGACCTTCGAAACATTTGCTGAGCATTACAATACCACTATTATTCCTGCAAGACCCCGACAACCCAGAGAAAAATCTCTTGTAGAAGGTGCTGTTAGATTGGTATATCAGAGGATTTATATGGAGCTACAAGGTAAAGTTTTCTTATCTCTTGAAAGCCTCAATGAAGCGCTCTTTACATTGTTAGCTAACTACAATGACTATGCGCTAAGAGGAGAGGAAAGTCGCAGAGAGCAGTTTGAGACACTTGAACGAAGCAGTCTGCTGGCTCTTCCTGAACTCCCTTACCAGTTGATGAGTGTAAGAGTATGCACAGTAATGAAAAATACCCATATCTGTCTTGGAGAGGATAAACACTACTACAGTGTTCCCCATCAGTATATGGGAAAGAAAGTCAAAGTCCTTTTCAATGATGACCAGGTAGAGATCTTTTACAAGTATCATCCTATAGCCAAACACAAACGCGATAAAAGGAAGCATAAGTACACGACACTAAGGGATCATCTGGCCGGAAACCAGAAGTATGTATCCGATTGGAGTTATGAATTCTTTGTAAGTGAAGGCAATAAGATCAGCAAGGAGGTAGGGAAATTCCTATCCAGCCTGATGGAATCTATTCCCCATCCGGAGCAAGGTTATAGATCCTGCTCCGGGATCCTTCATCTTGCCCGCAAAGTGGGTTCACAGCGGATCACTGGAGCCTGCAAAAGAGCGTCAGAGTATGGTGTTTACACCTATCCTATGATTGAACAGATCCTTTCCAAAAATTTAGACGCAATCAGTTTTTCCGATGAACAGCTGGATGAGTCTTCCCAGATGCCCAAACACCACAACATCCGTGGCAACAGATACTTCAGTTAA
- the istB gene encoding IS21-like element helper ATPase IstB, translated as MIQETIEKMRKMKLYGMSRSFSHATESGSLSSLTPDELISLLVENEWDDRQNRRMDRSLRGARFRYKATVEELDFRPGRELDKNQLLRLADGAYIHKGENILMTGSTGTGKSYLACALGNQACSKGHKVLYANTTKLLTQLKMAKADGSSIKEMLKLEKLDVLILDDFGIQPLDVQSRMLLMEIIEDRHGKKSTIITSQLPVSAWYEIIGDQTLADAILDRIVHDAHRIELKGESLRRKRNINPEKQ; from the coding sequence ATGATACAAGAAACAATTGAAAAAATGAGAAAAATGAAGCTTTACGGCATGTCACGAAGCTTCAGTCATGCCACAGAATCCGGCTCTCTGTCATCCCTTACACCGGATGAACTGATTAGTCTGCTCGTGGAAAACGAATGGGATGACCGTCAAAACCGCAGGATGGATCGAAGCCTTCGTGGTGCACGTTTCCGATACAAAGCCACTGTCGAGGAACTGGATTTTCGTCCCGGGCGTGAACTGGACAAAAATCAACTATTGAGACTCGCAGACGGAGCATACATCCACAAAGGAGAAAACATTCTGATGACAGGAAGTACAGGCACAGGTAAGAGTTATCTTGCCTGTGCCTTGGGCAATCAGGCTTGTAGCAAGGGACACAAAGTCCTTTATGCGAATACGACTAAGTTGCTTACCCAACTGAAAATGGCTAAGGCTGATGGATCTTCTATCAAAGAGATGCTCAAACTCGAAAAACTTGATGTGTTGATACTCGATGACTTTGGGATACAACCCCTAGATGTTCAGAGCAGAATGTTGCTGATGGAGATTATAGAGGACCGACATGGTAAAAAGTCCACCATCATCACTTCGCAGTTACCGGTCAGTGCATGGTATGAAATAATCGGAGATCAAACTCTTGCAGATGCTATTTTGGACAGAATTGTGCACGATGCTCACCGGATAG